A stretch of Chthonomonadales bacterium DNA encodes these proteins:
- a CDS encoding cysteine desulfurase has product MIYLDHAATTPLAPEALEAMLPYLREAFGNASSIHEAGREARAAVDAARDAVAGALRVDYAEVYFTSGGTEADNLAVLGAARAAPPGRRHIVVSAAEHHAVLHSAAALERQGFVVDRVAVDGDGRVDPDEVARAVTSDTALVSVMHANNEVGAINDITRVAAIAREHDALTHTDAVQSFGAVPVDARALGVDLLSVSAHKLGGPKGVGALYVRAGTAVEPLMYGGSQEREKRPGTESVAAIVGFGRAVEVAEERRAGEAGRLASLRDRFVELLQTAIPGLRLNGPSERRLPNNVNVSIAGIDGAAALMALDRAGIAASSGSACSSGSIEPSHVLMAMGLPADLASSSLRFTLGRSTTWRDLEGAASALAGIAARLRGAA; this is encoded by the coding sequence GTGATCTACCTCGACCATGCCGCCACGACGCCGCTCGCGCCCGAGGCGCTGGAGGCGATGCTCCCGTACCTGCGCGAGGCCTTCGGCAACGCATCGAGTATCCACGAGGCCGGACGCGAGGCCCGCGCCGCGGTTGACGCCGCCCGCGACGCCGTTGCCGGCGCGCTCCGCGTGGACTACGCGGAGGTCTACTTCACGTCCGGAGGCACCGAGGCGGACAACCTGGCCGTGCTGGGAGCGGCCCGCGCGGCTCCGCCAGGGCGTCGGCACATCGTCGTCTCGGCCGCGGAGCACCACGCGGTGCTGCACTCCGCGGCCGCCCTGGAGCGGCAGGGCTTCGTGGTGGACCGCGTCGCCGTGGATGGCGACGGCAGGGTGGACCCCGACGAGGTGGCCCGCGCGGTGACGTCGGACACGGCGCTGGTGTCGGTCATGCACGCGAACAACGAGGTGGGCGCCATCAACGACATCACGAGGGTCGCGGCGATCGCGCGCGAGCACGACGCGCTCACGCATACCGACGCCGTGCAGTCGTTCGGAGCGGTCCCGGTGGACGCGCGGGCGCTCGGCGTCGACCTTCTGAGCGTCTCCGCGCACAAGCTCGGTGGCCCGAAGGGGGTCGGAGCGCTCTATGTGAGGGCCGGTACGGCCGTGGAGCCGCTGATGTACGGTGGGTCCCAGGAGCGCGAGAAGCGCCCGGGCACCGAGAGCGTGGCCGCGATCGTCGGCTTTGGTCGGGCGGTCGAGGTTGCGGAGGAGCGCCGGGCGGGTGAGGCCGGGCGCCTCGCCTCGCTTCGCGACCGCTTCGTGGAGTTGCTCCAAACGGCGATCCCCGGGCTCCGGCTTAACGGTCCGTCCGAGCGCCGGCTTCCGAACAACGTCAACGTGTCCATCGCGGGAATCGATGGCGCGGCGGCGCTGATGGCCCTGGACCGCGCGGGCATCGCGGCCTCATCGGGGTCGGCCTGCTCGTCCGGGTCCATCGAGCCGTCCCACGTGCTGATGGCGATGGGCCTGCCCGCCGACCTGGCGTCAAGCAGCCTGCGCTTCACGCTCGGCCGGTCGACGACGTGGCGGGACCTGGAGGGCGCCGCCTCGGCTCTCGCCGGTATTGCGGCACGCTTGCGCGGCGCCGCGTGA
- a CDS encoding phosphoglucomutase: MTDLNLSMFRAYDIRTPAHRLTPALAGRLARAEAVYFREVLGAPGVLVAHDARSTGPAYLQLAAEEYARAGLEVIVLPGVSSTSLLYFAAMQRPDLAAVMHGASHNPAGDTGQKLLGPGVRPLARHIGPEGGLDRIEELYARGAEPPAAPRRGRIRAHEALEAYVAYSMERAGVARGGLSGLRLLHDYLNGAAGREMMVAFDRAGADLTPVHFAADGRFPLGDPNPVKQAVVAEGLAALNAGKYRLATFFDGDGDRVDFYRGDGTYVSSSFVYAAVLPRVLAHFRQPGPGVFADLKSNPLAVMEMARAGATVDVIRNGHSQIKSAMYEDIRRIGTVEESAHFYEAFDLDGRRFCTENTLYVALLVARTWMEEPERFDRLIALEGGTSREREWGYKFAGDSAREEALRAVRAHFEAQGARALTHMPNGYDLEATLIRRGLPFDVDADTRLAPDWLQVCQRVSQSEDGLARWEVVAATPGIAAGARRDIAEIVRPYGAGAEYQG; encoded by the coding sequence ATGACCGACCTGAATCTGTCGATGTTCCGCGCGTACGACATTCGCACGCCCGCCCACCGGCTCACCCCGGCGCTGGCAGGGAGACTGGCGCGTGCGGAGGCGGTCTACTTTCGCGAGGTCCTCGGCGCGCCGGGCGTCCTGGTGGCCCACGACGCGCGCTCCACGGGACCGGCCTACCTGCAGCTTGCAGCGGAGGAGTACGCGCGCGCGGGCCTGGAGGTGATCGTTCTGCCGGGAGTCAGCAGCACGTCGCTCCTCTACTTCGCGGCGATGCAGCGGCCAGACCTGGCCGCCGTGATGCACGGCGCCTCACACAACCCGGCCGGCGACACGGGCCAGAAGCTGCTCGGGCCAGGTGTCCGGCCGCTGGCGCGGCACATCGGCCCCGAGGGCGGCCTCGACCGCATCGAGGAGCTCTACGCGCGTGGCGCCGAGCCCCCAGCCGCGCCGCGGCGCGGCCGAATCCGCGCCCACGAGGCCCTCGAGGCGTACGTCGCCTACAGCATGGAGCGCGCGGGCGTGGCGCGCGGCGGCCTGTCGGGCCTTCGCCTGCTGCACGACTACCTCAACGGCGCGGCGGGTCGTGAGATGATGGTCGCGTTCGACCGGGCGGGCGCAGACCTGACGCCCGTGCACTTCGCGGCGGACGGCCGCTTTCCGCTCGGCGATCCGAACCCGGTGAAGCAGGCGGTCGTGGCCGAGGGGCTTGCCGCGCTGAATGCAGGCAAGTATCGCCTGGCCACGTTCTTTGACGGCGACGGCGATCGTGTCGACTTCTACCGCGGCGACGGCACCTACGTGTCATCGAGCTTTGTCTACGCCGCCGTGCTGCCGCGCGTCCTGGCGCACTTCCGCCAGCCAGGCCCTGGCGTGTTCGCCGATCTCAAGAGCAATCCGCTCGCGGTGATGGAGATGGCCCGCGCTGGCGCGACCGTCGACGTGATCCGCAACGGCCACTCGCAGATCAAGAGCGCCATGTACGAGGACATCCGGCGGATCGGCACCGTCGAGGAGTCCGCCCACTTCTACGAGGCGTTCGACCTCGATGGTCGCCGCTTCTGCACTGAGAACACGCTCTACGTGGCGCTGCTCGTGGCGCGGACGTGGATGGAGGAGCCCGAGCGCTTCGACCGGCTGATCGCGCTGGAGGGCGGGACGAGCCGCGAGCGCGAGTGGGGCTACAAGTTCGCCGGCGACTCGGCGCGCGAGGAGGCGCTACGAGCCGTGCGCGCCCACTTCGAGGCGCAGGGCGCGCGCGCCCTGACGCACATGCCGAACGGGTACGACCTGGAAGCGACGCTTATTCGGCGCGGCCTGCCCTTCGACGTCGATGCCGACACCCGCCTTGCGCCGGACTGGCTGCAGGTCTGTCAGCGCGTGTCGCAGAGCGAGGACGGCCTCGCGCGGTGGGAGGTCGTGGCCGCAACGCCGGGGATCGCGGCCGGGGCGCGCCGCGACATCGCCGAGATCGTGCGCCCGTATGGCGCGGGAGCGGAGTACCAGGGCTGA
- a CDS encoding ABC-2 family transporter protein, whose amino-acid sequence MRYLRLLLVFYRTSVQTDIEYRADFFTRIIASLLGLATTLGALSLAYQYTTLLKGWTFQDALVLIAVYYLMDGLIEMTVAPNMRQVMTQIRDGTLDYVVLKPVSAQFLASFRTLNIWRAANALVGVALCTHAVLRLSVSAGLAQALLFALTLACGLCVVYAVWLTLVTLTFWFVKIDNIEQIVWQAFEAGRYPIDIYPAWLRGALTYVIPISFIITVPAEALTGRLGASTAAVACIVAACALAAASAFWRYGLKHYTGASA is encoded by the coding sequence ATGCGCTATCTGCGGCTGCTGCTCGTCTTCTACCGCACGAGCGTGCAGACGGACATTGAGTACCGCGCGGACTTCTTCACGCGCATCATCGCCAGCCTACTGGGCCTCGCCACGACGCTCGGCGCCCTCTCGCTCGCGTATCAGTACACAACGCTGCTGAAGGGCTGGACGTTCCAGGACGCCCTCGTGCTCATCGCCGTCTACTACCTGATGGACGGCCTCATCGAGATGACCGTCGCCCCGAACATGCGCCAGGTGATGACCCAGATTCGCGATGGCACGCTGGACTATGTCGTGCTAAAGCCGGTGAGCGCGCAGTTTCTGGCGTCCTTCCGCACGCTGAACATCTGGCGCGCCGCCAACGCACTGGTCGGCGTAGCGCTGTGCACGCACGCGGTCCTGCGGCTCTCGGTGAGCGCCGGCCTTGCGCAAGCGCTCCTGTTCGCGCTCACACTCGCGTGCGGCCTCTGTGTGGTATATGCCGTCTGGCTTACCCTTGTCACGCTCACCTTCTGGTTCGTCAAGATCGACAACATCGAGCAGATCGTCTGGCAGGCCTTCGAGGCGGGGCGCTACCCCATCGACATCTACCCCGCCTGGCTGCGCGGAGCACTGACCTACGTCATCCCGATCTCCTTCATCATCACCGTGCCCGCAGAGGCACTGACCGGTCGCCTGGGTGCGTCCACCGCCGCCGTCGCGTGTATCGTCGCGGCCTGCGCGCTGGCCGCGGCCTCGGCGTTCTGGCGGTACGGCCTGAAGCACTACACCGGGGCCTCTGCCTGA
- a CDS encoding tetratricopeptide repeat protein — protein MVSLPVPATDGRLVMVEEPWLRSAGRVLALMAVGLLLAAVLGPVAAGSGRLWMLGGAAGAVAAAAAATLWRCRVDIDARAEEVRTLRGLAPFARARAIRLEPGAHLRVFPHHGGSGSRVPAASVALVSGGKRVRLTRCEDMEAALSAGQSMAELAGLPLSSGDIGAAPSKVLGRGLTMAVVWLGIGAAAVVVLWPVVSGARPLRAARGPAPHGGYISEEYESAMRAYWYRDYRAAEAGFRAVLRSRPAAVDAANLLAYALAEQGKLDEALAMARAAMERAPANGTIIDTVGEMHERRGELQEAVPFYRKALRCTPEPLAAETHVKLGRTLMGLGEHAGAEHHLRKAVQIGGSTRWGYLARALLVELKPDAPLPPPPDSAGGPGPGWPPRPDWRPGWRPGHWPGPGAGRQREPVRVPPAPSD, from the coding sequence ATGGTCTCGCTTCCCGTTCCCGCGACGGACGGCCGGTTGGTGATGGTTGAGGAGCCCTGGCTTCGCAGCGCCGGGCGCGTGCTCGCGTTGATGGCTGTCGGCCTCCTGCTGGCGGCGGTGCTCGGTCCGGTGGCCGCCGGGTCCGGCCGTCTCTGGATGCTCGGCGGCGCGGCGGGGGCCGTCGCCGCGGCCGCCGCCGCGACCCTCTGGAGGTGTCGCGTAGACATTGACGCGCGCGCCGAGGAGGTCCGGACCCTGCGCGGGTTGGCGCCCTTCGCGCGGGCTCGCGCGATCCGGTTGGAGCCCGGCGCCCACCTTCGTGTCTTTCCGCATCACGGCGGCTCCGGCTCACGGGTGCCTGCCGCCTCCGTCGCGCTGGTCAGCGGAGGGAAGCGCGTGCGCCTCACCCGCTGCGAGGACATGGAGGCCGCGCTGTCGGCGGGCCAGTCGATGGCCGAACTGGCCGGCCTACCGCTCTCCTCCGGCGACATCGGTGCCGCGCCCAGCAAGGTGCTGGGGCGGGGCCTGACGATGGCGGTCGTGTGGCTCGGCATCGGTGCTGCCGCGGTCGTCGTGCTCTGGCCGGTCGTCAGCGGCGCCCGGCCGCTGCGAGCCGCGCGCGGACCCGCACCGCACGGCGGCTACATCAGCGAAGAGTACGAGAGCGCGATGCGCGCCTACTGGTATCGCGACTATCGAGCGGCGGAGGCGGGATTCCGGGCGGTGCTCAGGTCCCGGCCGGCGGCGGTCGACGCGGCGAACCTTCTCGCCTACGCACTGGCCGAGCAGGGGAAGCTCGACGAGGCGCTGGCGATGGCACGCGCCGCCATGGAGCGCGCCCCGGCCAATGGCACGATCATCGACACGGTCGGCGAGATGCACGAGCGGCGCGGGGAGCTGCAAGAGGCGGTGCCCTTCTACCGGAAGGCCCTGCGCTGCACGCCGGAGCCGCTGGCGGCCGAGACCCACGTTAAGCTCGGCCGCACGCTGATGGGCCTGGGCGAGCACGCAGGAGCGGAGCACCACCTGAGGAAGGCCGTCCAGATCGGCGGCAGCACTCGTTGGGGCTATCTGGCGCGCGCGCTGCTCGTGGAGCTCAAGCCGGATGCCCCGCTCCCACCGCCTCCGGACTCGGCCGGCGGCCCCGGGCCGGGCTGGCCGCCGCGCCCTGACTGGCGGCCGGGGTGGAGGCCGGGCCACTGGCCGGGCCCGGGCGCGGGCCGCCAGCGCGAACCGGTGCGCGTGCCCCCGGCGCCGAGCGACTGA
- the traF gene encoding conjugal transfer protein TraF has protein sequence MRFRAPVVAVFALAATTAVLPAHADFTFGGNSRAFAMGGAGLAIVDRLARSNRINPAALALMNRRVRLDSASIGLRASGIPLRQAWDHLTGTPDENDASELARDFGKRDSNFGVSLAFGLRFGHVAARAEGVGKARVLPNERLEAWARNENGDVDKLADPQYEGARADFLGAAVYNLPTIEVAERVSPAGSPTRVEVGTRIKLMHAVYSHYLADRQSIIDDTAADPAPEMHGRSTLEKSGLGIDVGFLVHPRDYEGLSGALLVTNLIEPNFRFDGTDETGAARRYDLQPRSVALGTAYVEGRVVTAFDVVDITRSYGDVQARLGAEYATRGLALRAGYSSAAGFTAGFGYGFLQFAFGGRAPLEVVQTLRF, from the coding sequence ATGCGTTTCCGTGCGCCCGTGGTCGCCGTCTTCGCGCTCGCCGCGACAACGGCGGTGCTCCCCGCTCACGCGGACTTCACCTTCGGCGGCAACTCGCGCGCCTTCGCCATGGGCGGAGCCGGCCTCGCCATCGTCGATCGCCTCGCCCGAAGCAACCGCATCAACCCCGCCGCGCTCGCCCTGATGAACCGGCGCGTACGGCTCGACTCGGCCAGCATCGGGCTGCGCGCAAGCGGCATCCCGCTGCGCCAGGCGTGGGACCACCTTACCGGCACGCCAGACGAGAACGACGCCAGCGAGCTCGCCCGCGACTTCGGTAAGCGCGACTCAAACTTCGGCGTCAGCCTGGCGTTCGGGCTGCGGTTCGGGCACGTGGCCGCCCGCGCCGAGGGCGTCGGCAAGGCGCGGGTACTCCCCAACGAGCGGCTCGAGGCCTGGGCGAGGAACGAGAACGGCGACGTGGACAAACTGGCGGACCCGCAGTATGAGGGCGCTCGCGCGGACTTCCTTGGCGCCGCGGTCTACAACCTGCCCACCATCGAGGTTGCCGAGCGCGTGTCGCCGGCCGGCAGCCCGACTCGCGTGGAGGTCGGTACCCGGATCAAGCTGATGCACGCGGTCTATTCGCACTACCTGGCCGACCGCCAGAGCATCATCGACGACACCGCGGCCGATCCGGCTCCCGAGATGCACGGCAGAAGCACGCTGGAGAAGTCGGGACTGGGCATTGACGTCGGGTTTCTCGTCCACCCACGCGACTACGAGGGCCTGTCCGGAGCCCTGCTCGTGACGAACCTGATCGAGCCCAACTTCCGCTTCGATGGCACGGACGAGACGGGCGCCGCCCGGCGCTACGACCTGCAGCCGCGCAGCGTCGCTCTCGGCACGGCGTACGTCGAGGGCCGCGTCGTGACCGCGTTCGACGTCGTGGACATCACGCGGTCGTACGGTGATGTCCAGGCGCGCCTCGGCGCCGAGTACGCGACGCGTGGCCTCGCTCTGCGCGCCGGCTACTCAAGCGCCGCTGGCTTCACGGCGGGGTTCGGCTACGGCTTCCTGCAGTTCGCCTTCGGCGGCCGGGCGCCTCTCGAGGTCGTTCAGACGCTGCGGTTCTAG
- a CDS encoding FAD-dependent oxidoreductase has translation MRSVLVIGGGVAGIAAATTLADAGLSVSLIEKRPLLGGRASSYLDPATGDPVDVCQHGTMRCCTQLNALLERLGVADRIAYHDAIHFADGRGVRSVIRGSSLPAPAHTLPSFARFRALTVRDRLSAAWALMAVLRARPTPDLEARDVGSWLRTRGVTDGAMRRFFAPILVSACNEQIERISCTHAFKVLRDGFLANARGYHFGIPRVPLGTLYTGPTRAYLERRGGRVRLRTIAQDACVDANAVDGIALVGGEMLRADHYVAALPFDLLLRLLPEGSWRGVPYFEALTRLEFSPIIGVHLWLDRPVDCPNALAVLDRRIDWIFNKNANYGLPPGRPAFLSVVISANRRLTEAPAEEILRVAMEDVRDCLPEARKADLVGSRVLKERKATFAPVPGAEGLRPVQQSPIANLAVAGEWTRTGWPSTMEGAARSGVLAANAVLRRERMAERPAEPELPAGGIARWLMR, from the coding sequence ATGAGGAGCGTGCTCGTCATCGGCGGTGGAGTGGCAGGCATCGCGGCGGCCACCACCCTGGCGGACGCCGGTCTCTCGGTGAGCCTGATCGAAAAGCGCCCGCTCCTGGGAGGTCGCGCCTCCTCCTATCTCGACCCCGCGACGGGCGATCCGGTGGACGTGTGCCAGCACGGCACGATGCGCTGCTGCACGCAGCTCAACGCCCTCCTCGAGCGGCTCGGCGTGGCGGACCGCATCGCCTATCACGACGCCATCCATTTCGCCGACGGCCGAGGCGTGCGCTCGGTGATTCGCGGCTCGTCACTCCCGGCCCCGGCGCACACGCTGCCCTCCTTCGCCCGGTTCCGTGCCCTCACCGTCCGAGACAGGCTCTCGGCCGCATGGGCGCTCATGGCCGTCCTGCGTGCCCGGCCGACGCCCGACCTCGAAGCGCGGGACGTCGGCTCCTGGCTGCGCACTCGCGGCGTGACCGACGGCGCGATGCGGCGCTTCTTCGCGCCGATCCTGGTCAGCGCGTGCAACGAGCAAATCGAGCGCATCTCGTGTACGCACGCGTTCAAGGTCCTGCGGGACGGCTTCCTGGCGAACGCGCGCGGCTACCACTTCGGCATACCCCGCGTTCCGCTCGGCACCCTCTACACGGGGCCGACTCGGGCCTACCTGGAGAGGCGCGGCGGCCGCGTTCGCCTGCGCACCATCGCCCAGGACGCCTGCGTCGACGCCAACGCCGTGGACGGGATCGCGCTCGTCGGCGGCGAGATGCTGCGGGCAGACCACTACGTAGCCGCGCTGCCGTTCGACCTGCTCCTGAGGCTCCTCCCCGAAGGCTCCTGGCGAGGCGTGCCCTACTTCGAGGCCCTCACGCGCCTGGAGTTCTCCCCCATCATCGGGGTTCACCTGTGGCTCGACCGACCGGTGGACTGCCCGAACGCGCTCGCCGTCCTCGATCGGCGTATCGACTGGATCTTCAACAAGAACGCCAACTACGGCCTTCCCCCCGGGCGGCCCGCCTTCCTGAGCGTGGTGATCAGCGCCAACCGCAGGCTGACCGAGGCCCCCGCGGAGGAGATCCTGCGGGTCGCGATGGAGGACGTTCGCGATTGCCTTCCGGAGGCCCGGAAGGCCGACCTCGTAGGGTCCCGCGTGCTGAAGGAGCGCAAGGCGACGTTCGCGCCTGTGCCTGGCGCCGAAGGGCTGCGCCCGGTGCAGCAGAGCCCGATCGCGAACCTGGCCGTCGCCGGCGAGTGGACGCGCACGGGGTGGCCGAGCACGATGGAGGGCGCGGCGCGGAGTGGGGTGCTGGCGGCGAACGCGGTCCTTCGGCGCGAGCGGATGGCGGAGCGGCCAGCGGAACCGGAGTTGCCGGCGGGCGGCATCGCGCGATGGCTGATGCGATGA
- a CDS encoding phytoene/squalene synthase family protein has protein sequence MSAADRDREPVIGPRAVTVAESHAYCGEATRRHARNFYYSFAILPPPKRAAMCAIYALMRYTDDLSDSPLARDPAGALEDWRAAVRRAYAGDVAGNAVLPAFHETVARYGIEERLFEDLIDGVEMDLTTTRYSTFDDLYRYCYRVASVVGLVCLRVWGVTDTARANELGEACGIAFQLTNILRDVREDAERGRVYLPQEDLALFDCTAEGILAFAPGEGFGRLMAFEAERAAAYYERARPLDSLVLEDSRPAFRVMYRIYRALLDEVRRTGDGVLSRRARVPASRKAGIVAAEWLRGRLGPAGAR, from the coding sequence ATGAGCGCGGCCGACCGTGACAGGGAGCCCGTCATCGGCCCGCGCGCGGTCACGGTGGCCGAGTCGCACGCCTACTGCGGGGAGGCCACCCGCCGTCACGCGCGCAACTTCTACTACTCCTTCGCGATCCTTCCCCCACCCAAGCGCGCGGCGATGTGCGCCATCTACGCGCTGATGCGCTATACGGATGACCTCTCCGACTCGCCGTTGGCGCGCGACCCCGCCGGCGCGCTCGAAGACTGGCGGGCCGCCGTCAGACGCGCCTACGCCGGCGACGTCGCCGGCAACGCCGTGCTGCCCGCGTTCCACGAGACGGTGGCGCGCTACGGAATCGAGGAGCGGCTGTTCGAGGACCTGATCGACGGCGTCGAGATGGACCTGACGACAACTCGCTACTCGACGTTCGATGATCTTTATCGCTACTGCTATCGGGTCGCCAGCGTGGTCGGGCTCGTCTGCCTGCGCGTGTGGGGAGTGACCGACACCGCGCGGGCCAATGAGCTCGGCGAGGCCTGCGGCATCGCGTTCCAGCTCACCAACATCCTGCGCGACGTGCGCGAGGACGCCGAACGGGGTCGCGTGTACCTACCTCAAGAGGATCTGGCCCTCTTCGACTGCACGGCCGAGGGCATCCTCGCATTCGCGCCCGGAGAGGGCTTCGGCAGACTGATGGCTTTCGAGGCCGAGCGCGCGGCGGCCTACTACGAGCGGGCGCGCCCGCTTGACAGCCTCGTGCTGGAGGACAGCCGCCCGGCGTTTCGCGTGATGTACCGCATCTACCGGGCACTGCTCGATGAGGTGCGGCGGACTGGCGACGGCGTCCTCTCGCGGCGCGCCCGGGTGCCCGCAAGCCGTAAGGCGGGCATCGTCGCCGCCGAGTGGCTACGCGGCCGATTGGGCCCGGCGGGCGCGCGATGA
- the hpnC gene encoding squalene synthase HpnC encodes MQHETSASRPPPSPYRVDRAYGLADAERYCAALARSHYENFLVATVFVPRALRQHFYNVYAYCRIADDLGDESGGADRALPLLDWWEEELRACYAGAPRHPVFVALARTNERYAIPQQPYADLLSAFRQDQTTPRYGTYAQLLDYCARSANPVGRLVLYLCGYRDAERQSLSDATCTALQLANFWQDVARDHAIGRVYLPVEDMERFGVTEATIAARHCTPSFADLVRFECERTAGLFAQGAALGEIVDRRLRLDIAMFGAGGMEVLARIRRQGYDVLSRRPVVPRRRQLALLAGRLVRGWMRR; translated from the coding sequence ATGCAGCACGAGACATCCGCCTCTCGGCCCCCGCCCTCTCCGTATCGGGTCGATCGTGCCTACGGACTGGCCGACGCCGAACGCTATTGTGCCGCCCTCGCCAGAAGCCACTACGAGAACTTCCTGGTCGCCACCGTCTTCGTACCCCGCGCGCTGCGCCAGCACTTCTACAACGTGTACGCGTACTGCCGCATCGCCGACGACCTCGGCGACGAGTCGGGCGGAGCGGACCGCGCCCTCCCCCTGCTCGACTGGTGGGAGGAGGAGCTGCGAGCCTGCTATGCCGGGGCGCCGCGCCACCCGGTGTTCGTCGCGCTCGCACGGACCAACGAGCGCTACGCGATCCCGCAACAGCCCTACGCCGATCTGCTCTCGGCGTTTCGCCAGGACCAGACGACGCCTCGCTACGGCACCTACGCGCAGCTTCTCGACTACTGCGCGCGCTCGGCCAACCCGGTCGGACGCCTGGTGCTCTACCTGTGCGGCTACCGCGACGCGGAGCGCCAGTCCCTGTCCGACGCGACCTGCACGGCGCTCCAGCTTGCCAACTTCTGGCAAGATGTGGCGCGCGATCACGCCATCGGGCGCGTCTACCTGCCCGTCGAGGACATGGAGCGCTTCGGCGTTACGGAGGCGACGATCGCCGCGCGCCACTGCACTCCGTCGTTCGCCGACTTGGTGCGCTTTGAGTGCGAGCGGACCGCTGGCCTGTTCGCACAGGGCGCCGCGCTCGGTGAGATTGTGGACCGACGGCTCCGACTGGACATCGCCATGTTCGGCGCCGGCGGCATGGAGGTGCTCGCGCGCATCCGGCGGCAGGGGTATGACGTGCTCTCCCGGCGACCCGTCGTCCCGAGGCGCCGCCAACTGGCGCTGCTGGCCGGCCGGCTCGTGCGCGGCTGGATGCGTCGATGA
- a CDS encoding zinc-binding dehydrogenase: MNGMSMFAAVLYGREDVRVEAVPVPAVGPGEVRVRIGAALTCGTDLKVFRRGYHARMIVPPAVFGHEFAGEIDAVGPGVRHWAPGMRVVAANSAACDACFYCHKGHPELCEDLVFVNGAYAEYITLPAQLVRRNLLSLPPHLSFEQAAMTEPLACVVRGMDETPVQPGDTVVVLGAGQIGLLFVRLCRLAGARVICVGRRPARLSLAREMGAEVTLSAEPGVDVVEEARAHTPRRRGPDVVVECVGQRETWEQAIAMPRKAGTVNLFGGCPRDTFVQIDTSRVHYDEITLRGTFHHTPDTVRRALRLIVDGDVPASALIQQHADLHELPSVLRSLMNGNCAVKVAISPRHP; this comes from the coding sequence ATGAACGGGATGAGCATGTTCGCGGCCGTCCTGTACGGTCGCGAGGACGTGCGTGTCGAGGCCGTCCCCGTCCCGGCCGTTGGGCCGGGCGAGGTGCGCGTGCGTATCGGGGCCGCCCTCACCTGCGGCACGGACCTGAAGGTGTTCCGCCGCGGGTACCACGCCCGCATGATCGTCCCGCCCGCGGTCTTCGGTCACGAGTTCGCAGGGGAGATCGACGCCGTCGGGCCGGGCGTTCGGCACTGGGCTCCGGGCATGCGCGTCGTCGCCGCCAACTCCGCCGCGTGCGACGCCTGCTTCTACTGCCACAAGGGGCATCCGGAGCTGTGCGAGGACCTGGTCTTCGTCAATGGAGCCTACGCCGAGTACATCACCCTTCCCGCGCAGTTGGTGCGCCGCAACTTGCTGAGCCTTCCCCCGCACCTCTCGTTCGAGCAGGCCGCCATGACCGAGCCCCTCGCGTGCGTGGTGCGGGGCATGGACGAGACGCCCGTGCAACCGGGCGACACGGTGGTGGTGCTGGGCGCGGGCCAGATCGGGCTGCTCTTCGTGCGGCTCTGCCGGCTCGCCGGCGCGCGCGTCATCTGCGTCGGGCGCCGCCCCGCGCGACTGAGCCTGGCCCGCGAGATGGGCGCCGAGGTCACCCTCTCGGCCGAGCCCGGCGTCGACGTCGTGGAGGAGGCGCGGGCGCACACGCCCCGTCGTCGTGGGCCCGACGTGGTGGTCGAGTGCGTCGGCCAGCGCGAGACCTGGGAGCAGGCGATCGCCATGCCGCGCAAGGCGGGGACGGTGAACCTGTTTGGCGGCTGCCCGCGCGACACGTTCGTGCAGATCGACACCTCGCGCGTGCACTACGACGAGATCACGCTGAGGGGCACCTTCCATCACACCCCGGACACGGTGCGCCGCGCCCTGCGCCTGATCGTCGATGGGGACGTGCCTGCGAGCGCCCTCATTCAGCAGCACGCCGACCTTCACGAGTTGCCGTCCGTGCTCCGTTCGCTCATGAACGGCAACTGCGCCGTGAAGGTCGCCATCTCGCCGCGCCATCCGTGA